One Canis lupus familiaris isolate Mischka breed German Shepherd chromosome 20, alternate assembly UU_Cfam_GSD_1.0, whole genome shotgun sequence genomic region harbors:
- the LOC119864795 gene encoding uncharacterized protein LOC119864795 isoform X4, protein MQKEEALTQQQVTARRDTRWPAHPPPSLRRPRGWETSLPSIRVVSSSGQTEGHLPKGSTRKHVSSEGSHAPSFLDVFGLQHDAGGPGDPADLAKGQYRGPVPSGLSAVSPLDTPHPSRGGGICHTSLEADPPPRSGSRPLEPSEGHVCAWLQLRHPRGRPGTWARRELGLGEAPGHSEEGPPSLLRAGPGVCLLHLGGGGVQSHQQGIPPVRGSGAGACSP, encoded by the exons CCCGCAGGGACACTCGCTGGCCGGCCCACCCACCACCATCTCTGCGCCGGCCCCGGGGCTGGGAGACGTCACTCCCGAGCATCAG GGTTGTCTCCAGCTCCGGTCAGACAGAGGGGCACCTACCCAAGGGGAGCACCCGGAAGCATGTGTCCTCGGAAGGTTCTCACGCACCGTCATTCTTGGATGTGTTTGGATTGCAGCACGATGCAGGAGGACCCGGAGACCCTGCTGACCTTGCAAAGGGCCAATATCGTGGCCCAGTAccatcag ggCTTTCTGCAGTGAGTCCCCTGGACACCCCTCATCCATCTCGGGGGGGTGGCATTTGCCACACCTCTCTGGAGGCTGACCCCCCACCCAGGTCGGGATCTCGTCCCCTGGAGCCCTCTGAAGGCCATGTCTGCGCTTGGCTGCAGCTGAGACACCCCAGAGGACGACCTGGGACGTGGGCAAGaagggagctgggcctgggggaggCCCCTGGACACTCAGAGGAGGGGCCCCCAAGCCTGCTTCGGGCAGGCCCAGGTGTCTGCCTCCtgcatctggggggggggggtgtccagtCCCATCAGCAGGGGATCCCGCCTGTGAGGGGCTCTGGGGCCGGGGCGTGCTCTCCGTAG